In one Lolium rigidum isolate FL_2022 chromosome 3, APGP_CSIRO_Lrig_0.1, whole genome shotgun sequence genomic region, the following are encoded:
- the LOC124699223 gene encoding lysine-specific demethylase JMJ25-like: MEDMPQASAEENGTQGTTEKSRPTRKRRRDPVADVSSLEPRTMRARKRRNAPMQKDETKKEKGTKKNDGTSNMCHQCQRNDSARTVRCQGCTDYTRRYCIKCIAHWYPHLTESDFVNSCPFCRNNCNCKTCLRADIIQKIDRWDVSAIDKIKCSLRIAHYLVPWLKDLHHEQMEEKSVEATIKGIDVCQLKIPQANYKESERIYCNNCSTSIVDFHRGCNKCTYDLCLSCSRELRHGPNPGAPAASGTVFTQPGIGGKEDLQQGSSHDNVLIQKPSEGQNDVLMDTAVPAEDCAPGLRELRVNSDGSIPCPPNAFGGCGDSVLELKSLLEENVISNLLDKANLVINSEGMLEVGGSKCSCFSDFGEMSTCTSRKLACRENSRDNYIYCPNARDVKNGDLDHFQEHWLKGQPVIVRDVLESTSKLSWEPMVMWRAVREKREQEEPERLSVTALECLSWSEVEVNTHLFFNGYSRGAFSPEGLPMLLKLKDWPQHVSFEERLPRHGAEFRSALPFREYTDHESGPLNLAVKLPEKVIKPDLGPKTYIAYGVAHELGIGDSVTKLHCDMSDAVNILTHTDVLKLKSKRMTAIEEKKMSLAIKEDNRNQASISKEKAEGIVKEREKVDHGSSSEDKSESPDNTEGTSEPTGRKKRRRGPPRSCRASKKEKETRIDGGKRIRISLEKKEDGVTFVEDNQPEGGALWDIFRREDVIKLQDYLMKHSMEFRHYNYEPVKQVIHPIHDQCFYLTNDHKRKLKEEYGVEPWTFEQKVGDAVFIPAGCPHQVRNLKSCMKVALDFVSPENVQQCMRLTEEFRLLPKGHRVNEDKLEIKKIAFHAIKQAIDDITKKDGNEEEVPEMVKSAKQKTKAKGKGKRGKRGTVKERCIDEVLDQPSPSEPAEMEEGKKLSAQAMPGADMEERQEQTAPYRSVVEDEAVETKEHLQKSGQAISEDEVAPAEMEVKSTQQGLSEVKGSAEVKHVANSCVGPRVYPKGPCSSSTSQILVYRRRQKGLSLDTSQNLPKKKGLSSDTSQNLPKKKSLSSSPSRIQVYERRRKAHSSGQVKS, translated from the exons ATGGAAGATATGCCACAGGCTTCTGCTGAG GAGAACGGCACACAAGGGACAACTGAAAAGTCAAGACCCACAAGAAAGCGTAGGAGGGATCCTGTTGCTGACGTCTCTTCTCTTGAGCCTCGGACCATGCGAGCTAGGAAGAGGCGGAATGCTCCGATGCAAAAAGATGAAACTAAGAAGGAAAAG GGTACAAAAAAGAACGATGGAACTTCAAACATGTGCCATCAATGTCAACGGAACGATAGTGCCAGAACTGTCCGGTGTCAAGGCTGCACAGATTATACGAGGAGATACTGCATTAAATGCATAGCTCATTG GTATCCACATTTAACAGAAAGTGATTTTGTGAATAGTTGTCCATTTTGTCGCAATAACTGCAACTGCAAGACTTGTCTCCGGGCAGATATAATACAGAAG ATTGACAGATGGGATGTATCAGCCATAGATAAAATTAAATGCTCACTTCGGATTGCGCACTATTTGGTCCCATGGTTGAAAGACTTGCACCATGAGCAGATGGAAGAGAAAAGTGTTGAAGCAACGATTAAAG GCATTGATGTATGCCAATTGAAGATTCCTCAAGCTAACTATAAAGAAAGTGAGCGAATATACTG TAACAACTGCAGCACATCAATAGTTGATTTTCACAGAGGCTGCAATAAATGTACCTATGATCTCTGCCTCAGCTGCTCCCGAGAGCTTCGTCATGGACCTAATCCTGGTGCTCCTGCTGCAAGTGGCACGGTCTTTACACAGCCTGGGATAGGAGGAAAGGAAGATTTGCAACAGGGAAGTAGTCATGATAACGTTCTAATTCAAAAACCTTCTGAGGGACAGAATGATGTGTTGATGGATACTGCAGTTCCTGCTGAGGATTGTGCTCCTGGTTTGAGAGAATTGAGGGTAAATAGTGATGGAAGCATACCTTGCCCGCCAAATGCATTTGGTGGTTGTGGAGATTCTGTTCTTGAACTGAAGTCATTGTTGGAGGAGAATGTTATTTCTAACTTACTGGATAAGGCCAATTTAGTTATCAACAGTGAAGGAATGCTGGAGGTTGGAGGTTCAAAATGTTCCTGCTTTTCTGACTTTGGTGAGATGAGCACTTGCACGTCACGGAAATTGGCTTGTAGAGAGAACTCAAGGGACAACTACATATATTGCCCAAATGCTAGAGATGTTAAAAATGGAGATTTAGATCATTTCCAGGAGCACTGGTTGAAGGGTCAGCCTGTTATTGTTCGTGACGTGCTTGAGTCAACTTCTAAATTGAGCTGGGAACCAATGGTTATGTGGCGGGCTGTACGAGAAAAGAGAGAACAGGAAGAACCTGAGCGACTTTCTGTTACAGCTCTTGAGTGCTTGTCATGGTCTGAG GTTGAAGTAAATACTCACTTATTTTTTAATGGATATTCCCGTGGAGCTTTTAGTCCAGAGGGTTTGCCCATGTTACTCAAGCTTAAAGATTGGCCACAACATGTCTCATTTGAGGAGCGACTGCCACGACATGGTGCTGAGTTCAGGTCTGCTCTGCCATTTCGTGAATATACAGATCACGAATCTGGTCCCCTTAATCTAGCAGTGAAGCTTCCAGAAAAAGTCATAAAGCCAGACCTTGGTCCAAAAACATACATCGCGTACGGTGTTGCCCACGAATTAGGAATTGGTGATTCTGTCACCAAGCTTCATTGCGACATGTCTGATGCG GTCAACATCCTCACGCATACTGACGTATTAAAGCTCAAATCAAAACGGATGACAGCGATTGAGGAAAAGAAAATGAGTTTGGCCATAAAGGAAGATAACAGAAATCAAGCTTCCATTTCCAAGGAGAAAGCAGAAGGCATAGTTAAGGAAAGGGAGAAGGTGGATCATGGTTCCAGCAGTGAAGATAAAAGTGAATCACCAGATAATACAGAAGGAACTTCTGAACCTACTGGTCGCAAGAAACGCCGAAGAGGTCCACCTCGTTCTTGTAGGGCAtcaaagaaagaaaaggaaacacGCATAGATGGGGGGAAAAGAATTCGCATATCGCTTGAGAAAAAAGAAGATGGTGTCACCTTTGTAGAGGATAACCAGCCAGAGGGTGGCGCATTGTGGGATATATTCCGACGGGAAGATGTCATCAAACTACAAGATTATCTAATGAAGCATTCCATGGAGTTTAGGCATTACAATTATGAACCAGTGAAGCAG GTTATTCATCCTATACATGATCAGTGCTTTTACCTAACAAATGATCACAAGAGAAAGCTTAAGGAAGAATATG GAGTTGAGCCTTGGACATTTGAACAGAAGGTTGGTGATGCAGTCTTCATCCCTGCAGGATGTCCCCACCAAGTCAGAAATTTGAAG TCATGTATGAAGGTCGCACTTGACTTTGTTTCTCCCGAAAATGTTCAACAGTGCATGAGGCTGACGGAAGAATTTCGTCTGCTGCCAAAAGGGCATAGGGTGAATGAAGATAAGCTAGAG ATTAAGAAGATTGCTTTTCATGCAATCAAACAAGCAATTGATGATATCACCAAAAAGGATGGCAATGAAG AAGAGGTCCCCGAGATGGTGAAAAGTGCAAAGCAAAAAACCAAAgcgaaaggaaaaggaaagagAGGAAAGAGAGGAACAGTAAAAGAACG CTGTATTGATGAAGTTTTAGACCAACCTAGTCCAAGCGAACCTGCAGAGATGGAAGAGGGTAAAAAACTATCAGCTCAAGCCATGCCCGGAGCTGACATGGAGGAGCGCCAGGAACAAACAGCTCCGTACAGGTCTGTAGTTGAAGATGAAGCTGTAGAAACGAAAGAACACCTACAGAAATCAGGTCAAGCCATTTCTGAAGATGAAGTTGCACCTGCAGAAATGGAAGTGAAGTCGACTCAGCAGGGCTTGTCTGAAGTTAAAGGATCTGCAGAAGTGAAGCATGTTGCGAACTCTTGTGTTGGTCCTAGGGTCTACCCCAAGGGTCCATGCAGCTCCAGTACAAGTCAGATTCTGGTCTATCGGCGTCGCCAGAAGGGTCTCAGCTTAGATACAAGTCAGAATCTGCCAAAAAAGAAGGGTCTCAGCTCAGATACAAGTCAGAATCTGCCAAAAAAGAAGAGTCTCAGCTCTAGTCCAAGTCGGATTCAGGTCTATGAGCGTCGTCGCAAGGCTCACAGCTCTGGCCAAGTCAAGTCCTAG
- the LOC124696276 gene encoding uncharacterized protein LOC124696276 codes for MTVVAVLLLLFPVAPALSPSAQIILAACKTVGGGSTYFDVQFCEEALGSVAGSVHSLNYQHLGSLAVGLLANNATSTRAKISRLLRGGGGGGDVKLKPENDAAVGWCLQSCWSLYGGIVEDGSASSTAIKAGKLGEATAILEKAADAAKKCEDGFGKGSVASPLTREDDDAYKLAKLGVALLRFASEAGNNH; via the coding sequence ATGACCGTGGTGGCTGTCCTCCTGCTGCTCTTCCCCGTTGCGCCTGCGCTTTCGCCGTCAGCCCAGATTATACTGGCCGCGTGCAAGACCGTCGGAGGCGGGAGCACGTACTTCGACGTCCAGTTCTGCGAAGAGGCCCTTGGCTCCGTTGCCGGCTCCGTCCACTCCCTCAACTACCAGCACCTCGGCAGTCTCGCCGTGGGCCTCCTCGCAAACAACGCCACCAGCACGAGGGCCAAGATCAGCCGCCTgctccggggcggcggcggcggcggtgacgtgAAGCTTAAGCCGGAGAACGACGCCGCCGTGGGCTGGTGTCTCCAGTCGTGCTGGTCGCTGTACGGTGGCATAGTTGAAGACGGATCTGCCTCCAGCACcgcgatcaaggccgggaagttgGGCGAGGCGACGGCGATCCTGGAGAAGGCGGCAGACGCGGCCAAGAAGTGCGAGGACGGGTTCGGGAAGGGCAGCGTGGCGTCGCCGCTGACGAGGGAGGACGACGACGCGTACAAGCTCGCAAAGCTCGGCGTCGCGTTGCTCCGTTTTGCTTCAGAGGCCGGAAATAATCATTGA